From a region of the Butyrivibrio sp. AE3004 genome:
- a CDS encoding GNAT family N-acetyltransferase: protein MKFRRALEKDIPQIHELLRQVNLVHHIGRPDLFKKANKYTDDELAVILKDDTRPIFAAVDENDVMLGYSFCVHQEHPADDNLMMPIKTLYIDDLCVDENARGQHVGKQLYNYVLSWAKEKGYYNVTLNVWTCNESAMKFYESVGMTPYKIGMEQIL from the coding sequence ATGAAATTCAGACGTGCCCTAGAAAAAGACATTCCTCAGATACATGAGCTGCTAAGACAGGTCAACCTTGTTCATCATATCGGAAGACCGGATCTTTTCAAAAAGGCAAACAAATACACCGATGACGAACTCGCCGTGATTTTAAAGGATGATACCCGTCCTATCTTTGCTGCGGTTGATGAAAATGATGTCATGCTCGGCTATTCATTTTGCGTTCATCAGGAGCACCCTGCAGATGATAATCTTATGATGCCAATCAAAACTCTTTATATTGATGATCTCTGCGTAGATGAAAATGCCAGAGGTCAGCATGTAGGAAAACAGCTCTACAATTATGTACTATCATGGGCAAAGGAAAAGGGCTACTACAACGTAACCCTTAATGTCTGGACCTGTAATGAAAGTGCCATGAAGTTCTATGAATC
- a CDS encoding epoxyqueuosine reductase QueH, with protein sequence MNKVNYAKELEKKILKFREENRYPKLLLHACCAPCSSYCLEYLRQYFAITVFFYNPNIMNETEYRKRVDEEKRLIAEYNRQVEEHCFDGMNSDENARKIEILEGDYIVSDYLKAIKGFESCPEGGDRCTKCFELRLEESAKVAAKNGFEFFTTTLTISPLKDAERLNRIGQEMGENHNVSFLPSDFKKKEGYKRSIELSHKFGLYRQDFCGCEFSRQEREASKCL encoded by the coding sequence ATGAATAAGGTAAATTACGCAAAAGAGCTGGAAAAGAAAATTCTAAAATTCCGTGAAGAAAACAGATATCCGAAGCTCCTTTTGCATGCGTGCTGTGCACCCTGTTCTTCATATTGTCTGGAGTATTTAAGGCAATACTTTGCCATTACGGTGTTTTTTTATAATCCGAATATTATGAATGAAACAGAATACAGAAAGCGTGTGGATGAGGAAAAAAGACTTATTGCCGAGTATAACAGGCAGGTTGAGGAACACTGCTTTGATGGTATGAATTCCGATGAGAATGCAAGAAAAATAGAGATACTGGAAGGCGACTATATAGTCAGCGATTATCTGAAAGCCATAAAGGGATTTGAGAGCTGCCCTGAAGGCGGAGACAGATGCACCAAATGCTTTGAACTGCGCCTTGAAGAATCTGCTAAAGTTGCCGCAAAGAATGGATTTGAATTTTTTACAACAACCCTTACAATATCGCCGCTTAAGGATGCTGAGAGATTAAACAGGATTGGACAGGAAATGGGTGAAAATCATAATGTGAGTTTTCTTCCATCCGATTTCAAGAAAAAGGAAGGGTATAAACGTTCCATTGAACTGTCTCATAAATTCGGATTGTACAGACAGGACTTTTGTGGCTGCGAGTTTTCAAGACAGGAGAGGGAAGCATCAAAATGTCTTTGA
- a CDS encoding MBL fold metallo-hydrolase: MRVVNLVENTEGNAGCRAEHGLCFYIETKKHKLLMDTGASDLLIENAKKLGVELSEVDTVILSHGHYDHGGGILPFSKMNQTAKIFIHPLAFSKCYSTTRSGEPRYIGLDPEIMNLKQVIILDQKPLSDAISDNALEGKPDEELEIFSNIGNSKPAPLTNKTLFVEKDGELINDDFAHEQCLVIKQDGKRYVFSGCAHHGVTNILQRYFEIYGDYPDAVFSGFHTLRKNGYSDDDLEYIRNTAEELKKFKTKFYTMHCTGEEPYEEMRKIMGEQIEYIHCGDEIDF, from the coding sequence ATGCGAGTAGTAAATCTTGTAGAAAACACAGAAGGAAATGCAGGCTGCAGAGCGGAGCACGGTCTTTGTTTTTATATAGAAACGAAGAAGCATAAACTACTTATGGATACCGGGGCTTCCGATCTTTTGATTGAAAATGCAAAAAAGCTTGGGGTGGAGCTTTCTGAAGTTGACACGGTAATCTTAAGCCACGGGCATTACGATCACGGCGGAGGAATCCTTCCTTTTTCTAAGATGAATCAGACAGCAAAAATTTTTATACATCCGCTTGCGTTTTCAAAGTGCTATTCGACAACAAGGAGCGGCGAGCCAAGATACATAGGACTTGATCCGGAGATAATGAATTTAAAGCAGGTTATTATATTGGATCAAAAGCCTCTCTCCGATGCGATATCTGACAATGCTTTAGAAGGCAAACCGGATGAGGAACTGGAGATTTTCTCAAATATAGGAAATTCAAAGCCGGCACCTCTTACAAATAAAACTCTTTTTGTGGAGAAAGATGGGGAGTTGATAAATGATGATTTTGCTCATGAGCAGTGTCTTGTCATAAAGCAGGATGGTAAAAGATATGTCTTTTCAGGCTGTGCTCACCATGGTGTGACGAATATTCTTCAGAGATATTTTGAGATATATGGTGACTATCCGGATGCGGTTTTCAGCGGTTTCCATACACTTAGAAAGAATGGCTATTCTGATGATGACCTTGAATATATCAGAAATACTGCAGAGGAGCTTAAGAAGTTTAAAACGAAATTTTATACCATGCATTGTACCGGCGAGGAACCCTATGAAGAGATGAGGAAAATTATGGGAGAGCAGATAGAATATATACACTGCGGGGATGAAATAGATTTTTGA
- a CDS encoding carbohydrate kinase family protein, whose amino-acid sequence MNKENVKISIIGGAVLDVLAGAAGPEVFETGSMPMDYIRTSFGGDALNEAVVLSRLGKKTELITRLGNDEVGNRICAFLDENGVSHDKTIMTDEYASSTNIVLVDKKGERFFLTDPASSQRKLFEDDIAKSTDEMADIVSFASIFVSPPLKPENLGRLFRQIKKRRIILTDMTKPKNGEKLQDLRSCLPYIDYFLANNDEISMLTGESVPRENAELLIKEGVGCAVIKLGAKGCIIKTADAFYEIPAYSDCKVIDTTGAGDSFAAGFLYGLSEKFSLKDCGLFGCAVASCVVENIGGAEGVKSLEEPLQRFEKMKAGYNKNCDDLCLPERI is encoded by the coding sequence ATGAATAAAGAAAATGTGAAAATTTCTATAATAGGTGGAGCTGTGCTGGATGTTCTTGCAGGAGCGGCGGGACCTGAGGTCTTTGAAACCGGGTCAATGCCTATGGACTACATTAGGACATCCTTTGGAGGCGATGCACTTAATGAAGCGGTTGTTTTATCGAGACTTGGAAAAAAAACAGAGCTTATAACAAGACTTGGAAACGATGAAGTAGGAAATCGAATTTGCGCTTTTTTGGATGAGAATGGCGTAAGTCATGATAAAACAATCATGACAGATGAGTATGCAAGCTCAACCAATATTGTTCTGGTGGACAAGAAGGGAGAAAGATTTTTCCTCACGGATCCTGCAAGCAGTCAGAGAAAGCTTTTCGAAGATGACATCGCTAAATCCACTGATGAAATGGCCGACATAGTAAGCTTTGCCAGCATATTTGTTTCCCCGCCTCTTAAACCGGAGAATTTGGGGCGATTGTTTCGACAAATAAAGAAACGCAGGATTATCCTCACAGATATGACAAAGCCTAAGAATGGGGAAAAACTGCAAGATTTGCGATCGTGCCTTCCATATATAGATTATTTTCTTGCAAACAATGATGAGATTTCAATGCTTACAGGAGAAAGTGTTCCCCGGGAAAATGCAGAACTTCTGATAAAGGAAGGAGTCGGATGCGCGGTCATAAAGCTTGGTGCAAAGGGATGCATTATAAAAACGGCAGATGCCTTTTATGAAATTCCTGCGTATTCTGACTGCAAAGTGATAGATACCACCGGAGCAGGTGACAGCTTCGCAGCAGGCTTTTTATATGGACTGTCGGAAAAATTTTCACTTAAAGACTGCGGACTCTTTGGATGCGCTGTTGCCTCATGTGTTGTTGAAAATATCGGCGGGGCGGAAGGCGTGAAGTCCTTGGAAGAACCCTTGCAGCGTTTTGAAAAAATGAAAGCTGGTTATAATAAGAACTGTGATGATTTATGTCTTCCCGAACGAATATAA
- the argS gene encoding arginine--tRNA ligase — protein MEKILEVISKEVSAAFEAAGYDAELGRVTLSNRPDLCEYQCNGAMAGAKKYGKAPFMIADAVAEKLQGSEMFSSVESVKPGFLNLKVSEDFVRSYIVKMLHEHHFGLTMPMHAPNFMIDYGGPNVAKPLHVGHLRSAVIGESLKRILKYAGYKVTGDIHLGDWGLQMGLIITELKKRQPDLPYFDKDHKGQYPKEAPFTISELEEIYPAASAKSKEDEAFKAEAMEATKLLQDGDKGYRALWHHILNVSVNDLKKNYKNLNVDFDLWRGESDVHDVIPGMVDYMKQHGYAHESQGALVVDVAEETDTKEIPPCMILKSDGASLYNTTDLATIQQRMEEFKPEGLIYVVDKRQELYFTQVFRCARKTKLVLPETELHFVGFGTMNGKDGKPFKTREGGVMRLEKLIAEIDEQMYSRIKEGNQDIDDSEARDTAHKVALAAIKYGDLSNQPSKDYIFDIDKFTSFEGDTGPYILYTMVRIKSILSKYEKEGGNVKEALLRNAESADEKNLMLLLTRFADAVESAARDLMPNRVCAYIYELSNALNSFYHSTKILSEPDEDKKSGYIALLNVTLKVLETGIDLLGFSAPDRM, from the coding sequence TTGGAAAAAATCTTAGAAGTTATATCAAAAGAAGTTTCCGCTGCATTTGAGGCAGCCGGCTATGATGCAGAGCTTGGAAGGGTTACACTTTCAAACAGACCTGACCTTTGCGAATATCAGTGTAACGGCGCTATGGCAGGAGCTAAGAAATACGGTAAGGCGCCTTTCATGATCGCAGATGCGGTTGCGGAAAAGCTTCAGGGAAGCGAGATGTTTTCATCTGTTGAATCTGTTAAGCCCGGTTTCCTTAACCTTAAGGTCAGCGAGGATTTTGTAAGAAGCTATATTGTAAAAATGCTTCATGAGCATCACTTTGGACTTACAATGCCCATGCATGCGCCTAATTTCATGATAGATTACGGCGGACCGAACGTTGCAAAGCCTCTTCATGTAGGACACCTTCGCTCAGCAGTAATCGGAGAGAGCTTGAAGCGTATCCTTAAATATGCAGGCTACAAGGTTACAGGTGACATTCATCTTGGTGACTGGGGACTTCAGATGGGACTCATTATTACTGAGCTCAAGAAGCGCCAGCCTGATCTTCCCTATTTTGATAAAGACCATAAGGGACAGTATCCGAAGGAAGCACCTTTTACAATAAGTGAACTCGAGGAAATCTATCCTGCAGCAAGCGCAAAATCCAAGGAGGACGAGGCGTTTAAGGCTGAGGCTATGGAGGCAACAAAGCTTCTCCAGGACGGTGATAAGGGCTATCGCGCACTTTGGCACCATATCCTTAACGTATCTGTTAATGACCTTAAGAAAAATTATAAGAACCTTAACGTGGATTTCGACCTTTGGAGAGGTGAGTCAGACGTCCATGACGTAATCCCCGGAATGGTTGATTACATGAAACAGCACGGTTATGCTCATGAAAGCCAGGGAGCTTTGGTAGTTGACGTTGCTGAGGAAACAGACACTAAGGAAATTCCGCCCTGCATGATCCTTAAGTCAGACGGAGCTTCACTTTACAATACAACAGATCTTGCGACAATTCAGCAAAGAATGGAAGAGTTTAAGCCGGAAGGACTTATCTACGTTGTTGATAAGCGCCAAGAGCTCTACTTCACACAGGTTTTCCGCTGCGCAAGAAAGACAAAACTTGTTCTTCCCGAGACAGAACTCCACTTCGTTGGCTTTGGAACAATGAACGGCAAAGACGGCAAGCCTTTCAAAACAAGAGAGGGCGGCGTTATGCGTCTTGAGAAACTTATCGCTGAGATTGATGAGCAGATGTACAGCCGTATCAAGGAAGGCAACCAGGATATAGATGACTCTGAGGCAAGGGATACAGCACACAAGGTTGCGCTTGCAGCAATCAAGTACGGCGATCTTTCCAACCAGCCTTCAAAGGACTATATCTTCGACATCGACAAATTTACTTCATTCGAAGGAGATACAGGTCCGTACATCCTTTACACAATGGTACGTATCAAGTCCATCCTTTCAAAATATGAGAAGGAAGGCGGAAATGTAAAGGAAGCGCTTCTTAGAAATGCAGAGTCAGCAGATGAAAAGAACCTTATGCTTCTGCTTACAAGATTTGCCGATGCAGTTGAAAGCGCTGCAAGAGATCTTATGCCTAACAGAGTCTGTGCATATATCTACGAGCTTTCAAACGCACTTAACAGCTTTTATCATTCAACAAAAATCCTTTCAGAACCCGATGAGGATAAGAAGAGTGGCTATATCGCACTCCTTAATGTAACACTTAAGGTTCTTGAGACCGGTATTGATTTGCTTGGATTCAGTGCACCGGATAGGATGTAA
- a CDS encoding Uma2 family endonuclease, producing the protein MNLEDMKKRKKELGYSFKQLAEFSGVPLGTVQKIFNGETKSPRFDTLRKLEAVLKDNSDDVYRRKANVNDNYLEKSFAFYNGKEPINLEYFNEKKQGEYTIEDYMLLPDDIRVELIDGRFYLMSAPSAEHQLIASEIYYAVRKYIDENKGDCIPYLAPTDVQLDKDDKTILQPDFFIVCDPTKRNRMRIFGQPDLVVEVLSSSTGRKDRYIKSKKYKDAGVKEYWIVDPLQKTILVYLFDNISDNDEVTIYGFSDKVPMGIYEGKLEINFAEIDKYLNKVCPE; encoded by the coding sequence ATGAATTTAGAAGACATGAAAAAAAGAAAGAAGGAGCTGGGATATTCCTTCAAGCAATTGGCTGAGTTTTCAGGTGTTCCGCTTGGTACAGTACAAAAGATTTTTAATGGAGAAACTAAAAGCCCACGATTTGATACATTGAGGAAACTTGAAGCTGTATTAAAAGACAATTCAGATGACGTGTATAGAAGAAAAGCAAATGTAAATGATAATTATCTGGAAAAATCTTTTGCATTTTACAACGGAAAAGAACCTATTAATCTGGAGTATTTTAATGAAAAAAAACAGGGGGAATATACAATAGAAGATTATATGCTCCTCCCGGATGATATAAGGGTGGAATTGATTGATGGACGTTTTTATCTGATGAGTGCGCCGAGTGCTGAGCATCAGCTCATAGCATCAGAGATATATTATGCTGTAAGAAAATATATTGATGAGAATAAAGGCGATTGTATTCCGTACCTTGCACCGACAGATGTTCAACTTGACAAAGATGATAAGACGATATTGCAACCTGATTTTTTTATAGTCTGTGATCCTACGAAAAGAAATCGAATGAGAATATTTGGACAGCCAGACCTTGTCGTGGAAGTTTTGTCTTCTTCAACAGGCAGAAAGGACAGATATATAAAATCAAAAAAATATAAGGATGCCGGAGTAAAAGAGTATTGGATTGTTGATCCGTTGCAAAAGACTATACTTGTTTATTTGTTTGACAATATATCAGATAATGATGAAGTAACAATTTATGGATTTTCAGATAAAGTACCAATGGGTATATATGAGGGAAAACTTGAAATCAACTTTGCTGAGATAGACAAATATTTGAATAAGGTGTGCCCTGAATAA
- a CDS encoding M42 family metallopeptidase — MSYELNEKRFLDELEKELSIDSVTGQYHELQDYLVKEIEGLGFKTTTLRKGGIIADIGGEGNPLLITAHGDTIGMMVRHINEDGTIKVCNVGGLYAFHTERENVRIHTRSGKVITGCVQRRNASVHVTEDELRKEVASFDTNSFVVLDEDVKNADDVRKLGIEIGDYIAIEPRFTYANGFIKSHYIDDKALVAVLMELLHDIKDGKIELNRKVYIYISFYEEIGHGGANVPEDVEDYLALDIACIGPEQTSSERKVSVFCKDSRFPYNIDMTRELEEAGKKAGADYVPDIFTPHYGTDADPALVAGFDIRHAAIGPGTRASHGYERTHIDGLKNTYKLMAKYVAM; from the coding sequence ATGAGCTACGAACTTAATGAAAAAAGATTTCTTGATGAGCTTGAAAAAGAATTGTCAATCGATTCAGTCACAGGACAATATCATGAACTTCAGGATTATCTTGTAAAAGAAATTGAAGGTCTTGGATTTAAAACCACTACCCTTCGTAAAGGTGGCATTATAGCTGATATAGGTGGCGAAGGCAATCCTCTTCTGATAACAGCACACGGCGACACAATCGGCATGATGGTTCGTCATATAAATGAAGACGGCACAATTAAGGTCTGCAACGTAGGCGGTCTTTACGCTTTTCATACAGAACGTGAAAATGTTCGTATCCACACTCGTTCCGGAAAAGTTATAACCGGATGTGTTCAAAGAAGGAATGCTTCTGTCCATGTAACTGAGGACGAGCTCCGCAAGGAAGTTGCAAGCTTTGATACAAATTCATTTGTAGTTCTTGACGAGGACGTTAAGAACGCTGATGATGTCAGAAAGCTTGGAATTGAAATCGGTGACTATATTGCCATTGAACCCAGATTTACTTATGCCAATGGCTTTATCAAATCCCATTATATTGATGATAAAGCTCTGGTTGCAGTTCTTATGGAGCTTCTTCACGATATTAAAGATGGAAAAATCGAATTAAACCGCAAGGTGTATATATACATCTCTTTTTATGAAGAAATCGGCCACGGTGGAGCAAATGTTCCGGAAGACGTTGAGGATTATCTTGCTTTGGATATTGCCTGCATCGGACCCGAACAGACAAGTTCAGAGCGCAAGGTTTCAGTATTCTGCAAGGACAGCCGCTTCCCTTATAACATTGATATGACTAGAGAACTTGAAGAAGCAGGCAAAAAAGCAGGTGCTGATTATGTTCCCGATATCTTTACTCCCCACTATGGAACCGATGCGGATCCCGCACTTGTTGCAGGCTTTGATATCAGACATGCTGCCATCGGCCCCGGCACCAGAGCCAGTCATGGCTATGAAAGAACTCATATCGATGGTTTAAAAAATACATATAAACTTATGGCTAAATATGTTGCAATGTAA
- a CDS encoding GGDEF domain-containing protein — MINIVSVLSSNIVGFLLMTVLLFSRGWRIQTKNSESHIILVMILADICGCFVDPIAFYSDGKPGKLYYFLVLFSNTILFALNVILGPAYITLIVRHIHEKLSQKQLLIIKALCSCEVIILIINIFKPIVFYVDETSTYHRLSLYWFFILVELFFLLYGLYVYLVAKRKGHFLRFFPAWQFLVPIFTGMTIQSIFYGTSLIWPCVGVAICCITVSLQNESIYCDKLTGAFNRYYLSEVYDSIRRSGGKFGALMLDMNGFKQINDDFSHAEGDNALIAIAEIINNVVGNKGVIIRFAGDEFIIILDSPSSQFVDLIKDQITHAISDYNQSSVMPFELSASIGGTTFDLKTDTEDTFIRKIDQLMYEDKSKYYAEHNRRRS; from the coding sequence ATGATAAATATCGTTTCAGTTTTGTCCTCAAATATAGTAGGCTTTCTGCTAATGACTGTACTACTCTTTAGCAGAGGCTGGCGTATACAGACCAAGAATTCCGAAAGTCACATTATTCTGGTCATGATCCTGGCAGATATATGTGGCTGCTTTGTAGACCCTATAGCATTTTACTCAGATGGCAAGCCGGGGAAACTCTACTATTTTCTTGTGCTCTTTTCAAACACAATTCTCTTTGCCCTGAACGTCATACTCGGTCCTGCCTATATTACGCTAATCGTACGCCATATACATGAAAAGCTTTCTCAAAAACAGTTATTGATAATAAAGGCTCTTTGTAGCTGTGAGGTTATAATTCTTATTATAAACATCTTCAAACCGATTGTTTTTTATGTAGATGAAACAAGTACTTACCACAGACTATCCTTATATTGGTTCTTTATTTTAGTTGAGCTGTTTTTCCTGCTTTATGGACTTTATGTTTACCTTGTTGCGAAAAGGAAAGGCCATTTTCTCAGGTTTTTCCCTGCCTGGCAGTTTCTCGTTCCAATATTTACAGGAATGACTATTCAATCAATATTTTATGGGACATCTCTTATATGGCCCTGTGTCGGTGTGGCAATCTGCTGTATTACCGTATCACTTCAAAATGAAAGCATCTATTGTGATAAATTGACGGGCGCATTTAATCGTTATTACTTATCAGAGGTCTACGATTCAATCCGTAGAAGCGGAGGAAAATTCGGCGCTCTGATGCTTGATATGAATGGTTTCAAACAGATAAATGATGATTTTTCCCATGCCGAAGGCGATAATGCTTTGATTGCAATTGCTGAAATAATCAATAATGTAGTTGGAAATAAGGGTGTCATCATACGTTTTGCAGGTGATGAATTTATCATCATACTTGATTCACCCTCTTCACAATTTGTTGATTTAATAAAGGATCAGATCACACATGCGATTAGTGACTACAATCAATCTTCCGTTATGCCTTTTGAACTCTCTGCTTCTATCGGAGGCACAACATTTGATTTAAAAACGGACACTGAAGACACCTTTATCAGAAAAATTGATCAGTTAATGTATGAAGATAAGTCAAAGTACTACGCTGAACACAATCGCAGACGATCATGA
- a CDS encoding IS630 family transposase — protein sequence MGRKAEAITLTAEEREYLELQTRSRTIQAQTVGRARILLLRADATPIDVIADKVGINRCSVLLCLKKFKEGGVENALFDAPGRGRNAEITDDEKAWIINLACQKPVDLGYAAEVWTRALLTKHINKYAEQAGHLRLSTISQSKVRTILEEADIKPNKITYYCENRDPDFESKMHNVLLVYKQLSLQFDEDGKLKPFSEDGQVVHVLSYDEKPGIQAIATTSDDLAPDDKHKTISRDYEYKRLGTVSLLAGIDLQTGEAIPLVRESHNSKDYIEFLKQLDMKYPKGDKIRLVLDNLKVHSSEETRKYLATVPGRFEFVFTPKHGSWLNLVEGFFSKLTRQALKGIRVKTKEELVARIYKYFDEINENPVVYHWKYKLEEIDPSEEVIVDTLLVKQSS from the coding sequence ATGGGTAGAAAAGCAGAAGCAATAACACTTACAGCAGAGGAACGAGAATACTTAGAACTGCAAACACGTTCCAGAACCATTCAGGCGCAAACCGTTGGAAGAGCCCGAATTCTATTGCTTCGTGCTGACGCAACACCAATTGATGTAATAGCAGATAAAGTAGGCATCAATAGATGCAGCGTTTTATTATGCTTGAAAAAATTCAAAGAAGGTGGTGTTGAAAATGCCCTCTTCGATGCTCCTGGCCGCGGCAGGAATGCAGAGATTACAGATGATGAAAAAGCATGGATCATCAATCTTGCATGCCAAAAGCCTGTTGATTTAGGCTATGCAGCCGAGGTATGGACCAGAGCGCTGCTGACCAAGCACATCAACAAATATGCTGAGCAGGCTGGACATTTAAGGCTATCTACAATCAGCCAATCCAAGGTTCGTACAATACTTGAAGAAGCAGATATTAAGCCTAATAAGATCACATATTACTGCGAGAATCGTGATCCTGATTTTGAAAGTAAGATGCATAATGTACTTCTTGTATATAAGCAGCTTTCACTGCAGTTCGACGAGGATGGTAAACTAAAGCCATTTTCTGAGGATGGACAAGTTGTACATGTGCTTTCATATGATGAAAAGCCAGGTATTCAGGCCATTGCTACTACTTCTGATGATCTTGCACCAGATGATAAGCACAAAACAATCAGCAGAGACTACGAGTATAAAAGGCTTGGCACAGTTTCTTTGCTTGCAGGAATAGACCTGCAAACTGGCGAAGCAATCCCGTTAGTAAGGGAATCCCATAACAGCAAGGATTACATCGAGTTCCTAAAGCAGTTGGATATGAAGTACCCAAAAGGAGATAAGATTCGGTTGGTACTTGATAATCTGAAGGTTCACTCTTCCGAGGAAACAAGAAAATATCTTGCTACTGTCCCTGGAAGATTTGAATTTGTATTCACTCCCAAACATGGTTCTTGGCTCAATCTTGTAGAGGGATTCTTCAGTAAGCTTACTCGCCAAGCTTTAAAAGGAATACGAGTAAAAACCAAAGAAGAACTTGTAGCGCGAATCTATAAATATTTTGATGAGATCAACGAAAACCCTGTTGTTTATCATTGGAAATATAAGCTTGAAGAGATTGATCCCAGTGAAGAGGTTATAGTTGACACTTTGCTAGTTAAACAGTCGAGTTAA
- the pssD gene encoding PssD/Cps14F family polysaccharide biosynthesis glycosyltransferase, protein MKGTNKVAFVASSGGHLEEISKLKGIEKKYDSFLITEKSGFEIKDFCDKKYYVPKMDRKQVLFFPKFIWLFMRAIHILAKEKPEFVITTGALIAYPFCVVGKLLGFKVIYIESFARVNNPSLTGRLVYNMADLFMVQWEDMLENYPKSMLGGEMF, encoded by the coding sequence ATGAAAGGTACGAACAAAGTAGCATTTGTTGCATCATCAGGTGGGCATCTTGAGGAGATATCCAAACTGAAGGGGATTGAGAAAAAGTATGATAGCTTTCTTATAACGGAGAAAAGCGGATTTGAAATCAAGGATTTCTGTGATAAGAAGTACTATGTACCTAAGATGGACAGAAAACAGGTTTTGTTTTTTCCTAAGTTTATTTGGCTGTTCATGAGAGCAATTCATATACTGGCAAAGGAAAAGCCTGAGTTTGTAATAACGACAGGAGCGCTTATAGCATATCCGTTTTGCGTTGTTGGAAAATTATTGGGATTTAAGGTCATCTATATTGAGTCCTTTGCAAGAGTCAATAATCCTTCATTAACTGGAAGGCTTGTCTACAATATGGCAGACCTTTTTATGGTACAGTGGGAAGATATGCTTGAAAACTATCCCAAATCCATGCTTGGTGGTGAAATGTTCTGA
- the pssE gene encoding PssE/Cps14G family polysaccharide biosynthesis glycosyltransferase, producing the protein MIFVTLGTQKFQMNRLIKAVDDLAGSGVIKEEFLIQSGSSTYKPKYCKHIGYMDSEEYADNIRKCSLLITHAGVGTIITGIKADKPVVVVPRLAKFGEHVDDHQTQIAEAFSEKGSVLYCHDIEELADYIEKARLFNFQPYEVKGENVEEKILHFMEMFD; encoded by the coding sequence TTGATCTTTGTAACACTGGGAACTCAGAAATTTCAAATGAACAGATTGATCAAGGCAGTAGATGATCTGGCAGGTAGCGGAGTAATAAAGGAAGAATTCTTAATACAGTCCGGATCATCTACATATAAACCTAAATATTGTAAGCATATTGGTTATATGGATTCTGAAGAATATGCGGATAATATCAGAAAGTGCAGCCTGCTTATTACACATGCGGGAGTGGGCACGATTATTACAGGTATAAAAGCCGATAAACCTGTAGTTGTGGTTCCAAGACTTGCCAAATTCGGCGAGCATGTTGATGACCATCAGACTCAGATTGCAGAGGCTTTTTCAGAAAAAGGTTCTGTGCTTTACTGTCACGATATTGAAGAGCTTGCAGATTATATTGAAAAGGCAAGGTTATTTAATTTTCAGCCCTACGAGGTTAAGGGAGAGAATGTGGAGGAGAAAATCTTGCACTTTATGGAAATGTTTGACTAA